The Magnolia sinica isolate HGM2019 chromosome 3, MsV1, whole genome shotgun sequence genome includes the window AAACTTACTTTTGCATAAACCCCTTttgttattttcatttcatctccaGCTTCAAAAATTCAATTTGGCGTGACTGGACTGCCACATTTTAGAGGAAATCCATGATCCATAGTATCCTCTAGCCTAAGATTGCCAAAGAAGTTCCCATTATTTTGTGATCCATGCCATGGATCTAAATCCTTAATTAAATGATCTTGATACAGAGCAGCCTACAAAAAGATATTCgagaagaaaaaatataaaaaatgtagAAAGGTTGCCATCCAGTGGAGAGCTGATCAAATGTAGGGTCACTAAAATCTTCCAATCTACAAGAGTTTTGAGGAATCCCCCATCCATGTTATAATACACTTGACCAATGGTCTAGTTCACTAAGACATGAGCTTGCTTATACAAACTCAAGGCTTGTGGATTGACGCAGGAAAGGGCGTGGCATGACAATAAgaagatcatcatcttcctcaagtaATCAACACCTTAAATTTATAATGTTATTTTCTTGAATAAAAAAGATATAAGAGAAAAAATACGGATATTTTTTTATTGCATAACAATTTAAGATTATTTGATTACATCACTTATAcagatgatccaaaactttaattaaTTTAGAAATGACCTAAATAGCAAAATTTTATTAGTCGACTAaatttgccaaaaataaaaatgataatagAACCTTATTAGAGCATTCTCAGCATTTATTACAATTTATGAGCAACTTCTAAAAGCTACAAAATCCTAAAATTACAATGATTATGAGATATGACAAAATTAAAAATGATCAAAAgtaataaaattttcttaaaatattaattttgaccaaaaaaaacaaaagtgCTTTAGCGTGAAACAAACATATTCAACTAGCAAAGCATGTCGGTTAATTTAAAACCTGAGtagtagactctaaggagtttcaacatgaggtcatgggttcaaaacacataggtggtgaaattccactacggcttGCGTGGGTGTGTGGcagtgcatgtgttaaaaaaaaaaagtcaattaATTTAGAAAACACTTTTTACACAAAGATTGATAAGTTATACGTTTCATGGCAATATTCGGATTAAAAGACACGGCTCTTTTACAACCAACACttcaaataatatttttttcacgTATCCATGGTGAATCTTTCTTAGGACAGGTTATGTCATAGCTTACCCGGATTGGGCCTGATTTTGATGGACTACCGCACTTATTTGAGCTTCCTTTTAGTCTAATTGAGCTAATGATGCAACTGCGGCCTACCTTACATCCTACATTATGGACTTCTTAAACATAAGTTACAGAATATTGGATTAAATCTGGGCCAAAACTTAGTATAGAGCGGCTCTGTCACATATTCGCAACGAAGCGTTAATCACCTCAGTgaaacaatccaaaccatccaattggtgggctTTCTCCTACTTCACATAGATCATAAACCATAGTTTGAATCTGACCATCATTCACATAAAAGAAAAATTCTCAATGCGTAGGGTTACCCAACACGAGAGTTTTCCCACAGCATCACTAATCGTCGCTGGGCCCAACCACGCGAATGGTCCCGATCACCCCAAATCGGGCTCCACTTTTACAGATTACTATCCGAACGAAAACGCCCGCAGCTCAGGCAGAGCTCCCAAGACACACATACATGGAAAGATCAcatgagctctgtgggccccaccgtggcgCGAGCATGAAATCCACCGGTCCGATCATCAGGTACGCCATCCAGTGTTTGGCCTGGATCCTAAAAACGAGGCCGTTCATCCCATGGAACGGTGGAGATTAAACGCTTAACTTAAGtatgcgtgggacccactgtaatgtttaaatGCAGCGTGCACATCGTGATATTTATATTCCACACGAGTAAACCTTTAACCGAGCCAGCCCGGGCCTCGAAAAATAAGTTACTTGAATAGGCCCGGCCCGCCCGTTGCCAGAACATTCCGTAGAGCGAGCCCGGTTCGCCTTCTTATCTTTTTTCATTTGTCCTtggcctccttcctctcttcgaGCAGTCGACAATGGGGAAAGGCACCGACCGGCTGCTGAGGCAGGCGAAACAGTACGCGGACGTGTACCGTAAGATCTTCGTCCAGCGGTACGGACAACAGATAATCGACATCCTCGATCTCCCTATCCGTATCGTACTCTCTCCTTTCACGCTCGCTCACGACATCGCCGGTTCTGCTCCACGCGGCTTCGGTGTTCCCGAGCTCGTCTCCAATCTCTCTTTCTCTGCAATCTTTGTAAGCTCTCTTCTCCCCTTCtttcttaagaaaaaaaaatagaaattccaCATCTCATTTCCGGATTCGAATTTCTGTTATGTTTCTCATACGCTctgcgtttggatgcaatatCGAATTGAATCGCAATAACTAGTTTGGTGAAGTGTAAATTACCGAATTGCAGTTTActgtgtgtttggttgcaccaaatttcaaccaaatttcatgaaatttggtgcaaccaaacacaccattAGCTATTGTGCAATGCTCGACCTGAGAATGCGGGATCCTTCTAAAACGTTGATTCAGTGGGCCGTACTAGATGCGTTACAGAGGGGAAGATGGTTACGGAAGAAAATACAGCAATTTTGCACATTCAATGGATGAATAGGCTATCCATGGcaaggcccatcatatcaacggtttggatgatcaaGCTCCTGGCCCCACTCGTGCAAGCTGAAAAACTTAGCTGCAGCAGATGTTCTGTTGTCAGTGCAGTCGAGCGTTGGATAATTGCTCATTGTAGTTACCTTGTTTGGAATTCTTATTGAAGAGGATCTGAATTGGATTCATGTTACTTTGAAGTTGGAATTGGAATGAAATTAACTGCAATTTGAGTGCTACTCCATCATTGTGCATACTGTCAAACATCATTAGCAATTTCTAGCTCTCTTAACTGGAGtgatttttattatttcattccgattttgcatccaaacacagccaatTGAAGATCACATTATGCACTCTCTTTCTATCATACCATTTGATTCAAATGATGTGATGTACGTATGTCAGAACTGagagttcctctctctctctctctctctctctctctctctctctctctctctctctctctctctctctctatttcctaTGTCGACATATATGGCATTTGATAGCAGCAATTGTGAGGAAAATGCTTCTATGTCGAGTATTTGATTCTTTTTAGCATTGTTTGGTACGGCTGTCAATGGGTGTGGCCTGGCCCCACAGTTCATGGCCTAACTAGTTCAAGAGCTGGGCCCGTCCTGTCGACAGCCGTATTCTTTGGTTGATACTTGCATTGTTTATGCCCTTATATTAATGGGTCTATTACAGGCTGTTGCTACTCTCGGCACTTATGATATTGCCTTGGAGCTGGGGAAGAAAGTTCTATGTCAGAGGTGCTTATCGCTACTACTTTAAGCTGTTTCTTAGCAACATGTGTGGCAATCAAGGCCATTTATTCAATTCCTCCTTGCCTTGTGGACATTCATGTGTAATATGAAATGAGCATCTACTCTTGCATTTGTGCATGTGTGCACCAGAGCAAGTTTTACTGTGGATTGAATTCTGAGTGTTTGCCAGAGGGATGCTCTGGTGGCCATGGGCTTTCTTTCAATACAAGGATGCTGTCTTTGCTTTTGGGTGTGTTTGTTTGCTCCAAATGTCATAAAAttccatgatatttcatgattaatcagtctaatttggtgggaatatcacaaaatttcatgatatttggtgcaaccaaatgcacccttatggAGAAATGAGAACATAAATTATATATGATTGCCTTATTGTATCTTTTGCTCTCAAACAAATAAAAAGTTAAaccatcttttccttttcttttcttttttgatgaaAGATGGATTTATTTGGTGAAACTTAGGTGGTCCAAGAGATTTTCCTCATCTAACACTGGTATTGTGAAGTTTAGGAATTGTCATACCTGTAATGGGTGGCAAGCGTTGCGATGCACGATGTGCAAAGGTACAGGAAAGGTGCACTATCAAGTGAAAAATTACACCCTGAAAAGGTAGCTCTATTTCTAGCAAGTTCCTTGTATTTGCTTTTCTGAGTTTCTGTAAAATACTAGTGCAATGGTAATGACATCTGTTTTTACTTCCCCATTTTTGTATATTTGTAATACCCTGTTTCAGTGGAGAGAAGCCAACAGCTGAGTGCGTTGCAGAAGCCATTGTTGACAACCGGGCTGAATTGGTCCACATTCCTTCTGCTATAGATCTTCCTTTACCATTACCCTCCAAAGAGTGCCCGACATGCAATGGATCTGTAAGTTTATCCAGAAACCCTTTCTAACTTTTGATGCCCAAATTGGTCTTTATGGCAAGAAAGGAATGATTGATGCTTTAGGAATCAGAAGAGAGAGCTGGCAGAGGTGTTTAAAATGGCTAAATCTCTAGTTATGGAATGGGTGGTTGCTTCCAAGAGCTTGTCACAGTTTCCAGCCAATTGGCTAGATTTGtaattttatgttttctttttggtttgtgtTCTTTATTGGCTGCAGCCTTGATTGATAAACTCATCAATTCTCTACAAACACTTTTGCTAGTCTgaatgtgcacttttttttttctttgagagAGCTGAATTTTATTAAAACGCCCATTGAAAGGCAGCAAAAGAATACAACCTGACTCTATagctaaaaagaagaagagagactaGCAGACTTTGCTGCATTTACAGTGGAAGCCCATTCCAAAACAGTCTGAATGCTCACACCATGAGAAATCTGaaaatttccttcttcttctttctaaatTTTCCTTGGCTTAAATGTGTCTAATTCTGTTAAAAACCCTACCGTCAACCCTTAAAACTTGTCTATTCAACCTACCTTTTATTCTGAGTTGTATTTTAAGCCATCATCTATGAagtatttttgcatatttttgagaatttttttatggaataatgaaaatttattaaaagaaaaagaagaaaacaagggCTAGCTATTCATTAAGGAGATGGATAGCAATTCCCAATTACAAGAGAAGACATGTCCATCACTCTTTTAGCAAGAAGAATTTGCAAGCAAACGTGCAGATCTATCAACTAGCATAAAAACAGTTCGTCCTGCTGAACTAAGGCAATAATTTCACGGGAGAACTTCTTTTCCATGGGACTCTACAAGTGGAAGAAGCCCATAAGATGGCACTCCTCAAATTGGCTTCCATGGGAAGATGCACCCATTGAAATATTTCCATATGAGCTTAATGCTAGAGAGTTGCTTCCAACCTGTCTTGGTTTGCATTAGCAATACTAATTGGAACATAGAAGGAAAGCCTGATCATGCGAAACACATCCTGCACCACACCACCTATCCCAGACGGCACAAGATTCTCCAGTGAGCACCCACCATTGTTCAATTTCCACCAATTGGTTGGAGGTGGCTTCCACtcaactgatggggacatcacgggCACACGCACGCCCTCctatgcacgtacgcaaggaggagggccccaccatcgatctggatcgatgacgacgtccaaggggGACCCCCTAGCTAAGGGaccgtgttttggttccttggagtggacccgatcgtgatgtgaatcccaccatgggatctTATGGTCATGGCCCACTATTCGAGATGATCTAATACTtttggttttgcttattattgttattaggaatatcatggatggtttagattgctttgattagttgttattttttgttACTTCATTTCTAAGTAATAGATtgtgcacatggtgcgagttttggggtaaaGGGTTTtgttataaataagcacccctggTAGGTTGTTTTTCTCACTGATGATTGAATAAAAAAATCCTGCGTTTTGCTTCTCTAAATTCTTTGAGTTGTGAAAtcttaattgggtgcgaaacccttccTTCTTAGAAGGGCTagctaccatggtgcgaagccacatccatcTCCCATCACCCCAACCCCTATCTTTCATAATCATCATCTCATATAGCCTTCACGCTTCAAACCCACCCTCTTTTGGCAGCCGATCCATCTTCTTCAACAGACTCACAGAATCAAGCCTGCAGGGAGGCTGAAACTTCGCAGGAGCACCGCGCATAGACCAATCGTCGGATCGTCGCGAAACTTGGGGGTTTTGTggtccacccctggccgaccaggcctAAGCTGACCTTTTTTtgactcgtgggccccacacacgtgcggtatACCATTAGCGCAGTGCATCAGGCAGGTTCGCTGTCCACACATGTAGAATCGGTTCCAggttcttcctttcctctccttCACTCCTCCCTCACCTAATTTCCCtagccctaaccctagattgtcctaaatccctatttctatgtttttttcttttaaccttAAGATTTACCGAATTGAAAtccgtgaatcccttggattgaggaatattcctatgcatgtgtggataaaTCTATTACACTTTGATCATTgtttagtctataatttttaattgatttagtCCTAGCATATGTAGGCTTGGACTCTTATAGATCCCCtatgttgaatgcttgactttatgtgggattgGAGTTTTTGTGAGTGTTTCTAATTCagtatgatcttaagcctgaatttttgcatatcatgtttTATTTCCATGTCTTGCATCAGAAACGCTTTAGAAAAGTCTTCTCTTTCTCTCAAGCTAGATGCCTCACATAATAGCATCTAGTATCATGCTCCAGAGAATCTTCAATCTTTGAGGAAAAGGCTGAAGACCTACACATCATTAGCGTGCTGATTGAGTTTGGGAACACAACTTGGAACATGCAAAGGAAGTATGTCAGATTTCTGCTGCAAATTTGCAATGCGAAAATGAGTGATCAGCTGACCCTTCATCTTCTCAGTGCATGGACAAATATTAGGCAGAGCCTGGTTCCGTTTTTATCAAATGATCAAATAGTTAGGATTTTGGTGGCAATCACTGTCCATCATAAAGCTTCCACTCAAGAAGGGGCCAAGTATTCCCCCATTCTTCCATGCAGGGGAACTAGAAGACTGGTTCTTGATGAGAGCCTTAAAGAAATTCTTAGGAGAGATTACCTAGAGAAGAGTGAACCACAACCTTTCATCTAACTCATTTAGGGGAAAGAAGAGTTATCAAACCAATAATTCTgaaagagtttgaatttcatCATCCAGCAGATTCCTGAGCAGAACATTCCAAACAACCTGACCTCCCAAAATTTCAAAACACTTATTAATCGAAATATTTCTATGGGAGATCCGATAGAGCTTTGGAAATCTCTTATCAGAGATCTGATTGAGCTTTCGAAATCTCTTAGCCAAAGGGGCATCTTCCACCCATAATCCCTCCCAAAATCTGATCCTATTGTCCTTGCTGACTTGGTATCTAATTCCATCCACGAAGATATTACCTAGACTTCCATTGGTCTTCCCGAAAGCCAAAATGTTCTTCCAAATCAGTGAGCCAATATCTCCCTTAATGACACATGATGGCTGGCCTCTCATTTCTTCTCTGTACTTGCTTCCACAATGCATCCTGTTCATTGCCAATGCGCCACCGCCACCAACATCTCGATAATATGGCCTGGTTTCTTTCTTTAAATCGATCAATACCAATTCCCTCATTGACATTCAGTTTTTGCACCTCCTCCCACTTTCAGCAGATGATTACAGTTTCCACCCTTCCCTAAGGTAGTTCTGCTGATTTTTTAAATCCTCTTTGCAACTTTAGCCTGGATTGTAAACGGAGGCACAATAGGTGAGAAGATTGGTCAAAATGCCCTTTATAAGTGTAATCTGACCACCAAAGGGAAGATGAGATTTCTTTGTGAAGACAACTTCGCTTCTAATGTTAATGTCCTACACAGCTTCTGGCTCCTGCTGAATCAAATTTTTGATGGCATGTTGGATGGTTATGCCTAATTAGTCAATGCTTCCTGCTCACATCTGTCACATGGATTCCTTGGTTTTATCTACTGTGTTGTCAAAACATTATGTCTTTGTTTCTTCTAGAACTAGCTGCTTTCCAACATAATGTATACACACTCCAATAATAccatttgttgttttcttctcTCCTCCTTAAGAAGTACTTTTTGTTGTTGCAGGGTGTGATGCATTGTCCCGAATGTAAACATCAATTGCAAGTTAGGATCTCTGCAGATGATGTGAGTCTCGTTGCAAATTTACTTGGGTGTTTTCATCTTTTACCTTGATGTTTCTTTACTTCAGTATAAGGTTGATGGAAGGTACCTTTGCTTATTTTCCATCTGCCAGAATTTCTTGGAAGCATATTTACtcatgttatttaacaaaataaatAGATTCAAACGACTACCTTGGTCCAGGATCCTGTGTAGAAACTTTGTGCTTCAAGGAAAGACAAAAGATGTCATGTAACACCCACTAAACAATTAGATGATGAGATATAAGATAATATAAACAATCAGATGATGAGATAGAAGAGAATATAAGAAGTATTCTTCAACATATGTACACCTTTAGAGAAGGTTTTGCATGGACGTCTATGGATCAGCTGCATGTGGTTTCCTTATGATGGATTTCTAGTCTGGAAATTTATGCTTCATTCAcgtgttttaaaattttaaattatttctaCACCTTCACATCAATCGTTTATTATCATTGCATGTCATTCTCGAGCTTGGCTTTGAAGTATATTTTCCCACTATATTCAAAGATAATATTATCCTTCCTATctggaattattattttttactgtACAGCTATCATGaggctgttttttttttggttcctcAGATCATGGAGCCTCCTTGGAAAGCTTACAATGTCTTGCAGAAAATGGACTACCCTTATGAGGTGAGTATCAAGATGTTCTCTTTCCCTTGTTTTTCTATCAGCATGAGTTGTATTGTTATTAATATTTGCCTTCATGATTTAATATATGTAGCTTGCTTCTCTATATTCCTTTCCTACCATTGGGGGATCTCACTTAATCTGGGAATTGATATAAATGCATTCTTTCTAGCAAAAGAAGTGTTGTGGCAATCTTTTTTATAAGCAACAACTTTATTGCAAATGATGTTGTGCCACTCTAGAGCCAATCATGTAGCAAGTGGTCACATATTCACAATTTGAATTTTGTTGAACTAGAACTTCTAGTCACTGAAGAAAAAATGgctctcaaaagaaaaaaaaggttatTAAACAAGTGACACATGGCAAGTAGGTTAGAATATTGTCAAATTGGTTGATTGGCTGAGTCAACCAATTTGATCATTCAATTTCTAACCAAttccgtttttgaaaagttttcctTGCTGGCCTCATTTGGCAGGAAAAAACGATCCTACCTGATATGATTTTTGTAACCTTGTTAACATTATAACTATGAGATATGATCACACATTCTGTATATGCCCCTTAAGTGAACTTCATGAACCCGTTGTCAGAATTCCATGAAAGGGGGTGTACGGCAGGGATTTGGGAACAACTTCCATTGATTGAGAAAAAGGAAAGGACATTGGAGCTCAAAGATGTCTCTCCTATCAGCCCTGTGGGGGGTTACTATTTTGAGGTGATCTTCTCTCAAGGGGCTTTTGTTATGACCAAAATCCTCCCCTCAGCCTTATGGGACATTTGGTGGCACATGAATGTATTGATTGTCTGTATAAGAAAAGAAAACGAGGGATTGTTTGTATGTTTGATTTTAAGAGCCTATGACTTTGTGGTTGGGGGATTGGGGTTTCCTTGATTACATGATGAGGAGGCTTGGGTTTGGTAGTAGATGGAGTGGAAGCATGAAAGAGTGCATTTCTTTAGCCTTCATTTCTGTCCTTACCAACAGGGCTTCAAAAGGTTTCTTTTGTAGCTCGAGGGGATTGAGAGAAGGGGATCCTATTTCCCCTATATCTTTGTTATAGTGGTTGAGGCGCTAAGTAGAATGATTAATAGAGGCATTGCAGAGGGAATTATCTAGGGTTTTATGGATTGAACTTTCAGGTTTCTCATCATCAACACGCTGCTACTCTTTGATGTTTCCTGTGAGCAGGTGCTCTTGTAAACGATTGTGCATTGCTTTGAAGTGGTCTCCAGTCAATAGGTCACTTGGTCTATAAGATGGAATTGTTTGGAGTTAGGTTAGCCAAAGGTGAaatctcactttttttttctttttttttttctgtatttgGGTTGTAGAACTGGCTCTTTCTGTGACTTCTTTTACTTTGTATTGGAAAACCTCCCAAGAGCCTTTGGGATCTGGTTGGGGGATTGGTAGAGAGAAGGCTTTCCACTTGGAAATGTATCTGTTGGTGTTAGATTACTCTTGTAAAGTTGCCCTCCTTCAACATGCCTATTTACCTCATGCCGTTGTTTCGATGCTGGCAAGTCCAGTGGATAGGTTGGAGAGGCTCCAAAGGTAATTTTTGTGGAGGGGCATGAAAGACAAGTGGGTGTGTCATTTGGTGGAGTTGAAACTTGTCAGATGTTTGCAAACTGAAGGAGGGGTGAGCATCAGAAGATTGATGCCAATGAATGTGGCGCTGCTAGGTAAATGACATTGGTGATTATTGCAGGAAAAGATAGTCCCTCCTGTTCCACTTTAGTAGCCTCCATTGTTATGTAAAAGGAATCATGCATGGAAAGGCAACACTGCTGTCGTTCAGCTCTGGGAGGACAGCTGGTGTGTTGATTGGCCTCTGCTGTTCCACTTTAGTAACCTCCGCAGGTTGGCTCCTTTGAGGGAGCTTACAGTTGATTGTTGCTTCACCTTTTTGAGAGACCAAGTTGGAAACCACCTTTTAGAAGAAATCTCAGAGATGAGAATATCTTTTCTTTCTCTCAGCTCCCATCCCTCCTGGAAGGACCATTTATCCTGCCTTCTGGAATCAATAGAAGAATACGAATGTCAGAGTCAATGGGAATATTCTCTGTTCAGTccttttgatggggacatcacgcgcactcacgctacccccctacgcacgtacgtacgtagaaggaggaccccaccatcgatctggctcgatgacaatGTCCAGGGAGGGCTTCTTAGCtaaaagtcaagttttggttcagaaaagtggcccgatagtcaagaaaaacccaccatgggatctcatgatcgtggcccactcgtcggattggttttatattttatgttttgcttattgttattatttagaacatcgtgaacgctttagatttccttgtttggtttttattttagtttacttcatcgccaagtaataggtgtcgcacatggtgcgagtttttgggtatagggttctccctataa containing:
- the LOC131240914 gene encoding uncharacterized protein LOC131240914, which encodes MGKGTDRLLRQAKQYADVYRKIFVQRYGQQIIDILDLPIRIVLSPFTLAHDIAGSAPRGFGVPELVSNLSFSAIFAVATLGTYDIALELGKKVLCQRNCHTCNGWQALRCTMCKGTGKVHYQVKNYTLKSGEKPTAECVAEAIVDNRAELVHIPSAIDLPLPLPSKECPTCNGSGVMHCPECKHQLQVRISADDIMEPPWKAYNVLQKMDYPYENIVQSMRDPNIAAFWLITMPQILGGFDYDDDVKQKIWWAYKESMRYDQLRDVVAKRRPGWEHLQEALISIDPVRAREDPVIVKNIPYYKAKKALEAEVLKLDVPPRPQNWGELNLPLSASSWNSEELKDPKKLYEMTVLLNAQREMADKILDTQWENKWRQDKLNELLEEKVQPYIKSIDNGVLPQPIIIQPQEQDQKKKQRQRRWWLF